From a single Planctomycetia bacterium genomic region:
- a CDS encoding PDZ domain-containing protein: MFTRQQLCYLLTLTLGLVTKTQAQPFGPPQPGYPQPVAPQAAVAPAAVTPAAFPQAGYPPVGYPQPVVMPSPVVVPEPPVRLGFQFVMCDYGMAVNAILEGGLAQQVGLLPGDIIVQMNTFQITGWDQYCLAIHDAVFSRGGQVEMWLYRPTAAGYELQYVAFTIHEEQIIVVVPCSYHYEKCHSHHVSCWNDRLVYLNHCWQEHCHDGKAHNHNGLNLNFLGQGMNLNFNKGGVNVNLGNLMQNQGKGGFGGQFGNFKPQQFQNQVKQLNGGNNFQKQIQSQFNNNFKPKFNNHGNHNSNHNNNSSHFRSSNGGSNKNSSSQSGRSHGGSSMTKSFSGFGKK, encoded by the coding sequence ATGTTTACTCGCCAACAACTCTGCTATTTGCTGACTTTGACCCTCGGCCTGGTCACCAAGACGCAAGCCCAACCTTTCGGCCCCCCGCAGCCGGGCTACCCCCAACCGGTCGCCCCGCAAGCCGCAGTGGCGCCGGCCGCAGTGACCCCGGCCGCGTTTCCGCAAGCCGGCTACCCGCCGGTCGGCTACCCGCAACCGGTGGTGATGCCGTCGCCGGTCGTCGTGCCGGAACCCCCGGTTCGCCTCGGGTTTCAGTTTGTGATGTGCGACTACGGCATGGCCGTCAACGCGATTCTTGAAGGCGGTCTGGCCCAACAGGTCGGCCTGCTGCCCGGCGACATCATCGTGCAGATGAACACGTTCCAAATCACCGGTTGGGACCAGTATTGCCTGGCCATCCACGACGCGGTGTTCAGCCGCGGCGGGCAGGTCGAGATGTGGCTCTACCGGCCGACCGCGGCGGGCTACGAATTGCAGTACGTGGCCTTCACCATCCATGAAGAACAGATCATCGTCGTGGTCCCGTGCTCGTACCACTACGAGAAGTGCCACAGCCACCACGTGAGCTGCTGGAACGACCGCCTGGTGTACTTGAACCACTGCTGGCAGGAACATTGTCACGACGGCAAGGCTCACAACCACAACGGATTGAACCTGAACTTCCTCGGCCAGGGCATGAACCTGAACTTCAACAAGGGAGGCGTGAACGTCAACCTCGGCAACCTGATGCAGAACCAAGGTAAGGGCGGGTTCGGCGGACAGTTCGGCAACTTCAAGCCCCAGCAGTTCCAGAACCAGGTCAAGCAGCTCAACGGAGGCAACAACTTCCAGAAGCAAATTCAGTCCCAATTCAACAACAACTTCAAGCCGAAGTTCAACAACCACGGCAACCATAACAGCAACCACAACAACAACTCGTCGCACTTTCGATCGTCGAACGGCGGCTCGAACAAGAACTCGTCCTCGCAGTCCGGCCGCTCCCACGGCGGCAGCAGCATGACGAAGTCCTTCAGCGGGTTTGGTAAGAAATAG
- a CDS encoding PQQ-binding-like beta-propeller repeat protein encodes MFVRACRIATILRIALVACLAALSSAHLFADDWTQFRGPEGEGIANGPVPIRFGPQENLLWKTKLPGAGGSSPVLIGDRIFLTSYTGYAVAGEPEGSIERLERHVLCLDRGDGHLMWDKTIPTRLPEQEGIRESHGYASSTPVVDADRVYVFFGKSGVFAFDHDGNQLWQAEVGDQTHGWGSGASPVLHQDVVLINASVESESLYALDRKSGEVAWRAAGVREAWNTPQLVKTDKGDTEIVVPIIEQVLAFDPANGEQLWHCATDIPWYMAPSAVARDGIVYCIGGRPGYSVAVRAGGRGDVTASHRLWAMKKGSNVPSPILLGDQLYWMHDNLGIASCASAATGELLYEQRINRAGMVYGSPVLAGEHLYYVTREGRVFVVKAAPRFELVATNDLTDGGVFNASPAAVDGKFYIRSDGWLYCFGE; translated from the coding sequence ATGTTCGTTCGAGCTTGCCGCATTGCCACAATTCTGCGGATTGCCTTGGTCGCTTGCCTGGCGGCGTTGTCATCAGCGCATTTGTTCGCTGATGATTGGACGCAATTTCGCGGCCCTGAGGGCGAAGGCATCGCCAACGGCCCTGTGCCGATCCGCTTTGGCCCACAAGAAAACCTGCTCTGGAAGACCAAACTTCCCGGCGCCGGCGGCTCGAGCCCGGTGCTGATCGGCGATCGCATTTTTCTCACCTCCTACACCGGCTACGCGGTCGCTGGCGAACCGGAGGGGAGCATCGAGCGCTTGGAACGCCATGTCTTGTGCCTCGATCGAGGCGACGGCCATTTGATGTGGGATAAGACCATACCCACGCGACTGCCCGAACAGGAAGGCATTCGTGAATCGCACGGCTACGCGTCGAGTACGCCCGTGGTCGACGCAGATCGGGTGTACGTGTTCTTCGGCAAATCCGGCGTCTTCGCCTTCGACCACGACGGCAACCAACTTTGGCAAGCGGAGGTCGGTGACCAGACGCACGGCTGGGGCTCGGGCGCGTCGCCGGTGTTGCACCAGGATGTCGTGTTGATCAACGCCAGTGTGGAGAGTGAATCGCTCTATGCGCTCGATCGCAAGTCGGGCGAGGTTGCGTGGCGCGCGGCAGGCGTCCGCGAAGCGTGGAACACGCCGCAGCTCGTGAAGACTGACAAAGGCGACACTGAAATCGTCGTGCCGATCATCGAGCAAGTCCTGGCCTTCGATCCGGCGAACGGCGAGCAGCTCTGGCACTGCGCCACGGACATTCCATGGTACATGGCGCCGAGCGCCGTCGCGCGCGATGGCATCGTCTATTGCATCGGCGGCCGGCCGGGTTATTCGGTGGCGGTGCGTGCGGGCGGCCGCGGCGATGTCACCGCTTCGCATCGACTTTGGGCAATGAAGAAAGGCTCCAACGTCCCGTCGCCGATTCTGCTTGGCGATCAACTCTATTGGATGCACGATAACCTCGGCATCGCGAGTTGCGCGAGCGCCGCGACCGGCGAACTGCTATACGAGCAACGGATCAACCGCGCCGGCATGGTCTATGGGTCGCCAGTGCTTGCGGGAGAGCACTTGTACTATGTCACGCGCGAAGGGCGCGTGTTCGTGGTGAAAGCAGCGCCGCGCTTCGAATTGGTCGCAACGAATGATCTCACCGATGGCGGCGTCTTCAACGCCAGCCCCGCCGCGGTCGACGGCAAGTTCTACATTCGCTCCGACGGCTGGCTGTACTGCTTCGGCGAATAA